The Streptomyces sp. V4I8 genome includes the window GGGGTGCGCGTCCCTTCCCGGCACGGCCGAGTACCCCCTGACGCCGCTGGCCCGCGCGGGCGGCCCGAAGCTGGTGTTCGTGCCGTTGGACGGCCGTACCGGATACGCCGTCGAACTGCGCACCCGCGAGGGCAACGACGAGGCCGTGTGCCGCCCCGGCGTCCTGATCTACCAGGTCGACGCGGACGTCGACACCGGGATGGGCCCGGTGAAGGTCCTCGACTCCCACGAGGACAGCGGCGGCTGCACCCGCAGCCCCAACGTCCATGCCGAACTCTCCGACGCGACGTATGTGCAGGGGGAGGAATTCCGGGATGCGAAACGGGGGGTGCGGGTGGAGGTGGTGGGGGCTGATCTGGAGGGGGGGTATCGGGTGCGGGTGACGCGGGAGTAGGGGGAGGGGGCAAGAAGGCGAGGGGGCGAGGGGGCGAGGGGGCGAGGGGGCGAGGGGGCGAGGGGGCGAGGGGGCGGTAGAGGGTACGCGCGCGTGGATCGGATTACGGTGAGAGCCTGCCGCGAACGCCGTACGGAGAGCCGATGCCCGCGAAGACGACCCTGGACGACCGTGCCGTGCCGGCGGAGGCGGTCACGCCGCTGATCCGTGGCGTCGCGGTGCTGCGGCAGCTGACGGAGGCCGGCGGGACGCTGAGCGCGAGCGGGCTGGAGCGGGCCACCGGGCTCGCGCGCTCCACGGTGGACCGGATCGCGTCCACGCTCGCCCGCATGGGATACGTCCGTCTCGACGGCCGTGACGTGGTGCTGGCACCCCCCGTCATGGAACTGGGCAACGCCTACCTGGCGGCCCTCGGCCTGCCCGCCCTCCTCTCCGCCCACGCGGACGCGCTCGCCGACGAGTTGGACGAGTCGGTGTCGCTGGCGGTCGGCGACCGCGACGGCATCCGCTTCATCCACCAGGCGACCCGCCGCCGCGCGATGTCCCTCAGCTTCCGCATCGGCGACCGGCTTCCGGCCGAACGCACCGCGCCCGGCCCGCTGTTCGCGACGGAGTGGACGGACGCGGAGTGGGACGCCTGGCGCGAGCGCCGGACGGCGGACCCGGAGGACCGGGGCTTTCCGGCCGTACCGCCCCGGGAGCACCTGTCCTTTGACGCGGACTTCGAACGCCGGGCGCGGCGGGCACGGGAGGACGGCTGGGCGCTGGACGACCAGTTGATCGAGCCGGGTCTGGTCGCGGTGTCCGTACCGGTACGTGATCCGCGTGCGGGCGGCGGCCGGATCGCCTGTGTGGCGAGCGTGGTCAGCCATACGAGCCGGCACACCGCCGCGGACCTGCGGGACACGCTCCTCCCCCGCCTGCGGACGGCGGTCGCCGAGATGGAGCGCGAGCTGCGCGAGGCACCGGAGCCGCCGCCCGGAGCGGCTCCGGCGGGCCTCGCCGTCTGGACGGGCGCCTCCAAGCAGGAACTCGGCAGGGAGTTCGTCGAATCGCTGGCGCGCGGGCTGACCGTACTGACCGCCTTCGGCGCGGGCCGCGCCGAGCTGACGCTCACCGACGTGGCCCGCGCGACCGGGCTCGCCCGGGCCACGGCACGCAGGGCACTCATCACCTACGAGCATCTGGGCCTGGTACGGCAGTCTGGGAACCGGGGCTTCGCCCTGACCCCGCGCGTCCTGTCCCTGGGCTACCCTCCCCTGTCCCGTACGTCCCTCGCCCACATCGCGACGCCCCATCTGGCCGAACTGGCCGAGCGGGTCCACGAGTCGGCCTCCCTCGCGGTGCTGACCCCCTCGGGCGAGGAGATCCAGTACACGGCCCGGGCCGCCACCAGCCGCGTGATGAGCGTCAACGTCACGGTCGGCACGCGACTGCCGGCGTACGCGACGTCTCTGGGCCGGGTACTGCTGGCCGATCTCCCGCCCGGGGAGCGGCAGTTGGGTGACCCGACCCCGCTCACCCCCCGCACGACCACGGACCCCGCGGCTCTGCGGGCCGCCCTGGAGGACGTCCGGAAGCGGGGATACGCCTTGGTCGACGAGGAGTTGGAGGCCGGCCTGCGGTCGGTGGCGGTACCGGTGCGGGACCGGACGGGCCGGGTCGTCGCGGCGGTGAACGTGGCGATGCATGCGGCTCGGCGGTCGGTGGAGGAGTGCGTGCGGGACGTGCTGCCGGAGTTGGCGGAGACGGCGGGGCGGGTGGAGGGGGATCTGCGGGTGGCGGGGAGGTTTGCTCGGGTGGTGGTGGCCTGAGGGGCGGTCGGCCTGAGGGGGCGGTGACCTGAGGGGGGTGGCCTGAGCAGGGGCGGTTGGACCTCAGCCGTCGTACGGCCTGGCGGCACGGCCCTCGCGCAGGGTCAGGCCCCACCAGGCGAGCTGGTCCAGCAGCACGGCGGCGGCCTTGCTGGTGCCGTCCTGGTCGTGCGGGCGGCCCTCGCCGTCGAACTGCTCCCAGGCCATGTGGAAGCTGACGGTGTCGCGCAGGGTGACGGCGTGCAGTTCGGCGAAGACCTGCCGGAGCTGCTCCACCGCCCGCTGTCCGCCGGCCATACCGCCGTAGGAGACGAAGCCGACCGGCTTCGCCCGCCACTCCCGGTAGACGTAGTCGATGGCCAGCTTCAGCGCGGCCGGGTAACCGTGGTTGTACTCGGGCGTGACGACGACGAACCCGTCGAGCCCTCCGATGCGCTGGGCGAGGGTCGGCGCGTCACCCGGGGCGTCGGACTGCTCCAGGGTGAGCTTGAGCTCGTCGGCGAGGGCGGGTTCGGAGAGGTCGATGACGTGGGTCTCCATGTCATCGCGCCGACCGATCTCCGACACGAACCACTGGGACACCTTGTCGGCGAAACGGCCGGGGCGGACGCTGCCGATGAGGACGCCGATCTTGAGCGGGGGCTGAGTGGGCTGGGGCATGGGTGTGCCTCGATTCCGGGAGGTGAAGTCGGGGGTGAGTTCGGAGGGCCCGCGGTTGGGGACGCGGTGAGGGGCATGGGGGCGGGCCACCGGTTCGGGCCCGCGTTCCAGCCCCGCGTCTCGGCCCCCGGGTGGGGTCCGTGCAGGAAACGTAAAATCTCAAGTTGACTTGAGGTCAAGCAGGTTCATGGGGCGCGCCTGACACGCGTGAGGTGGCGGGGGTGGTCCGGAACCTGGCCCGGTACTCGCTCGGCGTGGTGGCGAGGCGGCGGCGGAATGCCCGGATGAGCGTGTCGACGGTGCCGAACCCGCAGACGGTGGCGACGCGTTCCAGCGTGTCGTCGGTGGTCTCCAGCAGGTTGGCGGCTCTCTCGACGCGGGCCGATTCGACGTAGGCGTGCGGCGTCGTGCCCAGTTCGGACTTGAAGATCCGGGTGAGCTGACGGTCACTGACGTGCGCGTACGCGGCGAGGTCCGGGACGGTGAGGCGTTGGTCGAGGTGGTTCAGGATGTGATGCCGCAGGTCCTCGACGCGCCGTGTCGTGGCCACCTGCTCCAACGGCACACTGAACTGGGACTGCCCGCCGGGCCGCTTCAGATACATCACGAGCCGGCGGGCCACGCTCAACGCCACGCTCTCACCGAAGTCCTCCGCGAGGAGAGCGAGGGACAGGTCGAGGCAGGCGCTGATGCCCGCGCCGGTCCACACCTCGCACCCCTCGCCCTTCTCCCGGATGAAGATCGGATCCGGGTCGACCCGCACCGCCGGATGGTCGGCGGCGAGCCGCTGCGCGGTCGACCAGTGCGTCGTGGCGCGCTTGCCGTCGAGGAGCCCCGCGGCGGCGAGGATGTGCGCACCGACGCACACCGAGGCCACCCGGCGGGTGCGGGCGGCCAGGGCTTTGACCCGGGCCACCGTGCCGGGTTCGGCGACGGGGCGGATGCGTTGCTCACTGTCGACCTCGACGGAACCCGGCACCAGCAGGGTGTCGATGGCCCGTGCGCCGACCTCGTCGAACGTGACGTCGGGCAGGATCCGCACCCCGGCCGCCGTAGTCACCGGCTCCAGTGTCTCGGCGGCCAGGACTACCTCGTAGCCGCCCCGCTCGGTGGCTTCGCGTGGGACGAGGGAGAACACCTCCGGCGGGCCGGTGACGTCGAGGAGGTCGACGCCTTCGAACAACACGATCACGATCAATCGGTTCACCATCGGCCGGGTCACGATGGGCCGGGTCACGATCAGCCGGGTCACGATCGGCCGGGTCACGATCAGCTGGTTCACGGCCCCCACCCTGCGCCCCCTCCGTGCCCCCTGTTGCGCTCACGGACACAGGGGTCGGTTTCTGCAAGTAGCGCGTCATTGCCGACGCGTCGGTTCGGGCCATAGCGTCGCATACGCACTCAACGAACTGTTGAACACGCTCCCCCGCCCTCCCCAAGCCCTTGGAGAAGCCCTGTGGCAAGCAAGACGCTGCGCGAACTCGCCGGTGCCGACAGCAGCAGCACCGCGCCCCTCGCATCCTCGACGCTCGTCCTCATCGACTACCAGAACACCTACACCCGCGGCGCGATGGAACTCGACGGCTGGCAGCCCGCCCTGGACGCCGCGTCGGACCTGCTGTCCCGTGCCCGCGCGGCCGGCGCCGCGATCATCCACGTCCAGCACGACGACGGCGAGGGTTCGCTCTACGACATCCGCCAGGACATCGGCCGCATCCACCCCGGCGTGGCGCCCATCGAGGGCGAGCCCGTGGTCGTCAAGCATGCCCCGGACGCCTTCCACGGGACCGACCTCGGCAAGCTCGTCGACGAAGCCGGCAACGACACCCTGATCATCGCCGGCTTCATGACCCACATGTGCGTCGCCTACACCTCCGCCTCCGCGGCCCTCCGCGGCAACACCCCCACTGTCCCGGCGGACACCTGCGCCACCAGGCCCATCGTCGACGTCTCCGCCGACGAACTGCACCGCAGCGCGCTGGCGGCGATCGCGGATGCGTACGGGGTCGTCGTTGCCTCCGGGAGGGAGCTGGTCTGAGGCGAGGGGCGGGCCCTCACCCCGAGGACACCACCTGACCTGCGGAAACGAGAACCTACCCACGACCGATCTCTCATCCGCTAGGCCAGTCGCCGGATCTCGCCCAGATCCATGCGTTCCTTGCCTTCGCGCCTTCGTGGGGCTTGTAGAAAACTCCGTCGCCGCAGGTCAGCGTGCGG containing:
- a CDS encoding NADPH-dependent FMN reductase produces the protein MPQPTQPPLKIGVLIGSVRPGRFADKVSQWFVSEIGRRDDMETHVIDLSEPALADELKLTLEQSDAPGDAPTLAQRIGGLDGFVVVTPEYNHGYPAALKLAIDYVYREWRAKPVGFVSYGGMAGGQRAVEQLRQVFAELHAVTLRDTVSFHMAWEQFDGEGRPHDQDGTSKAAAVLLDQLAWWGLTLREGRAARPYDG
- a CDS encoding GlxA family transcriptional regulator: MVNRLIVIVLFEGVDLLDVTGPPEVFSLVPREATERGGYEVVLAAETLEPVTTAAGVRILPDVTFDEVGARAIDTLLVPGSVEVDSEQRIRPVAEPGTVARVKALAARTRRVASVCVGAHILAAAGLLDGKRATTHWSTAQRLAADHPAVRVDPDPIFIREKGEGCEVWTGAGISACLDLSLALLAEDFGESVALSVARRLVMYLKRPGGQSQFSVPLEQVATTRRVEDLRHHILNHLDQRLTVPDLAAYAHVSDRQLTRIFKSELGTTPHAYVESARVERAANLLETTDDTLERVATVCGFGTVDTLIRAFRRRLATTPSEYRARFRTTPATSRVSGAPHEPA
- a CDS encoding isochorismatase family protein; its protein translation is MASKTLRELAGADSSSTAPLASSTLVLIDYQNTYTRGAMELDGWQPALDAASDLLSRARAAGAAIIHVQHDDGEGSLYDIRQDIGRIHPGVAPIEGEPVVVKHAPDAFHGTDLGKLVDEAGNDTLIIAGFMTHMCVAYTSASAALRGNTPTVPADTCATRPIVDVSADELHRSALAAIADAYGVVVASGRELV
- a CDS encoding IclR family transcriptional regulator C-terminal domain-containing protein — its product is MPAKTTLDDRAVPAEAVTPLIRGVAVLRQLTEAGGTLSASGLERATGLARSTVDRIASTLARMGYVRLDGRDVVLAPPVMELGNAYLAALGLPALLSAHADALADELDESVSLAVGDRDGIRFIHQATRRRAMSLSFRIGDRLPAERTAPGPLFATEWTDAEWDAWRERRTADPEDRGFPAVPPREHLSFDADFERRARRAREDGWALDDQLIEPGLVAVSVPVRDPRAGGGRIACVASVVSHTSRHTAADLRDTLLPRLRTAVAEMERELREAPEPPPGAAPAGLAVWTGASKQELGREFVESLARGLTVLTAFGAGRAELTLTDVARATGLARATARRALITYEHLGLVRQSGNRGFALTPRVLSLGYPPLSRTSLAHIATPHLAELAERVHESASLAVLTPSGEEIQYTARAATSRVMSVNVTVGTRLPAYATSLGRVLLADLPPGERQLGDPTPLTPRTTTDPAALRAALEDVRKRGYALVDEELEAGLRSVAVPVRDRTGRVVAAVNVAMHAARRSVEECVRDVLPELAETAGRVEGDLRVAGRFARVVVA